Proteins co-encoded in one Salvelinus sp. IW2-2015 unplaced genomic scaffold, ASM291031v2 Un_scaffold3039, whole genome shotgun sequence genomic window:
- the LOC112075228 gene encoding enoyl-CoA hydratase domain-containing protein 3, mitochondrial isoform X1: MSRNLFYRAANIVQLCRFTLLVGSKSLCTQIPAEPLTVRQQNNGIRSIILNNPKKRNALSLSMLESLRSNILADIDSDDLRVIVISAKGPVFSSGHDLKELTSAQGRDYHTKVFQACSEVMTLIQDIPVPVIAMVNGVATAAGCQLVASCDIAVVTEKSTFATPGVNVGLFCSTPAVAIGRAVPKKVAMEMLFTGSPISAQDALLHGLVSKVVPEERLEHETLAIARRVCQASRPVVALGKATFHRWPRGGMRPTLQPLVSWWITWLSETDRRGYGPSLRNGSLYGQTKQRRPMMSDICWAGLPWPVRGQQPLDWRREPVDG; this comes from the exons ATGTCTCGAAATTTGTTTTACCGTGCTGCTAATATTGTCCAACTCTGCAGGTTTACACTTCTAGTTGGGTCAAAGTCACTTTGCACGCAAATTCCAGCGGAGCCACTGACTGTCAGACAGCAAAACAATGGAATAAG GAGTATAATCTTGAACAACCCGAAGAAGAGGAATGCCCTGTCTCTGTCCATGCTGGAATCACTGAGAAGCAACATCCTGGCAGACATCGACAGCGACGACCTCAGAGTCATCGTCATATCAG CTAAGGGACCAGTGTTCTCCTCTGGGCATGACCTGAAGGAGCTGACGTCAGCACAGGGCAGAGATTACCACACCAAGGTGTTTCAGGCCTGCTCAGAG GTTATGACCCTGATACAAGACATTCCTGTGCCTGTGATTGCCATGGTGAATGGGGTTGCCACAGCAGCAGGATGCCAGCTTGTTGCCAGTTGTGACATTGCCGTGGTGACGGAGAAGTCCACCTTCGCCACGCCAGGGGTCAACGTGGGTCTGTTCTGCTCAACACCAGCCGTGGCAATAGGCAGAGCTGTCCCCAagaag GTTGCCATGGAGATGCTGTTCACAGGAAGCCCGATCTCGGCTCAGGATGCTTTGCTGCACGGGCTGGTCAGTAAGGTGGTTCCTGAGGAGCGTCTAGAGCACGAGACGTTAGCCATCGCACGGCGGGTCTGTCAGGCCAGCCGGCCCGTTGTAGCACTTGGCAAGGCCACCTTCCACAG ATGGCCCAGGGGTGGGATGCGGCCTACGCTACAGCCTCTCGTGTCATGGTGGATAACCTGGCTCTCAGAGACGGACAGGAGGGGATACGGGCCTTCATTGAGAAACGGAAGCCTGTATGGACAAACAAAGCAGAGAAGGCCCATGATGAGTGATATCTGCTGGGCTGGACTACCGTGGCCTGTGAGGGGTCAGCAGCCTCTGGACTGGAGAAGGGAGCCTGTGGATGGTTGA
- the LOC112075228 gene encoding enoyl-CoA hydratase domain-containing protein 3, mitochondrial isoform X2 encodes MSRNLFYRAANIVQLCRFTLLVGSKSLCTQIPAEPLTVRQQNNGIRSIILNNPKKRNALSLSMLESLRSNILADIDSDDLRVIVISAKGPVFSSGHDLKELTSAQGRDYHTKVFQACSEVMTLIQDIPVPVIAMVNGVATAAGCQLVASCDIAVVTEKSTFATPGVNVGLFCSTPAVAIGRAVPKKVAMEMLFTGSPISAQDALLHGLVSKVVPEERLEHETLAIARRVCQASRPVVALGKATFHRQMAQGWDAAYATASRVMVDNLALRDGQEGIRAFIEKRKPVWTNKAEKAHDE; translated from the exons ATGTCTCGAAATTTGTTTTACCGTGCTGCTAATATTGTCCAACTCTGCAGGTTTACACTTCTAGTTGGGTCAAAGTCACTTTGCACGCAAATTCCAGCGGAGCCACTGACTGTCAGACAGCAAAACAATGGAATAAG GAGTATAATCTTGAACAACCCGAAGAAGAGGAATGCCCTGTCTCTGTCCATGCTGGAATCACTGAGAAGCAACATCCTGGCAGACATCGACAGCGACGACCTCAGAGTCATCGTCATATCAG CTAAGGGACCAGTGTTCTCCTCTGGGCATGACCTGAAGGAGCTGACGTCAGCACAGGGCAGAGATTACCACACCAAGGTGTTTCAGGCCTGCTCAGAG GTTATGACCCTGATACAAGACATTCCTGTGCCTGTGATTGCCATGGTGAATGGGGTTGCCACAGCAGCAGGATGCCAGCTTGTTGCCAGTTGTGACATTGCCGTGGTGACGGAGAAGTCCACCTTCGCCACGCCAGGGGTCAACGTGGGTCTGTTCTGCTCAACACCAGCCGTGGCAATAGGCAGAGCTGTCCCCAagaag GTTGCCATGGAGATGCTGTTCACAGGAAGCCCGATCTCGGCTCAGGATGCTTTGCTGCACGGGCTGGTCAGTAAGGTGGTTCCTGAGGAGCGTCTAGAGCACGAGACGTTAGCCATCGCACGGCGGGTCTGTCAGGCCAGCCGGCCCGTTGTAGCACTTGGCAAGGCCACCTTCCACAG ACAGATGGCCCAGGGGTGGGATGCGGCCTACGCTACAGCCTCTCGTGTCATGGTGGATAACCTGGCTCTCAGAGACGGACAGGAGGGGATACGGGCCTTCATTGAGAAACGGAAGCCTGTATGGACAAACAAAGCAGAGAAGGCCCATGATGAGTGA